The proteins below are encoded in one region of Pectinophora gossypiella chromosome 26, ilPecGoss1.1, whole genome shotgun sequence:
- the LOC126378278 gene encoding uncharacterized protein LOC126378278 yields the protein MCPICSKNCDYCSRNRNAVCNNGKINIDTKEKGEDTEKLESSSKDVQTSQADLSQGLNLLNEVLTVFQTKKLDIPKEPSITNCRTKICKDAGVETEFPVKTFYKTKLSMSKVFKYSINEEKVNEHPKFMIVNSSQPEMMKSQYSINLNRYKSSSIPQMKLEELKHSLKEKTKSKDAIEEVNRMFATVGKYNNESLDDSNRPVVRTGPRVLPVVKTKNFENPAKKDSLCQLGCARKISCKCCQTSNYYLSCGDSHESCNNGNPERKDSGLNKGDKCVYMLSCPHDRPKSPSVCNCCKRRTKDVSHEDVAECCHF from the coding sequence ATGTGTCCAATTTGCTCGAAGAATTGCGACTATTGTAGCCGAAACAGAAATGCTGTTTGCAACAATGGGAAGATTAATATTGATACAAAAGAGAAAGGAGAGGACACTGAAAAACTAGAATCATCTTCTAAAGACGTTCAAACGTCTCAAGCAGACTTATCCCAAGGCCTTAACCTCCTGAACGAGGTACTAACAGTCTTCCAAACTAAAAAACTTGATATCCCAAAAGAACCTTCAATTACAAACTGCAGAACCAAAATTTGCAAAGATGCGGGCGTCGAAACGGAATTCCCAGTCAAAacgttttataaaacaaaattgtcAATGAGCAAAGTCTTTAAATACTCGATCAACGAGGAAAAAGTTAACGAACATCCGAAATTTATGATTGTTAACAGTTCCCAGCCTGAAATGATGAAATCGCAGTACTCAATCAACCTTAACAGATACAAATCATCGTCTATTCCTCAAATGAAATTGGAAGAACTGAAACATTCTCTCAAAGAGAAAACTAaatccaaagatgctattgaaGAGGTCAACAGAATGTTCGCAACAGTCGGTAAATACAACAATGAAAGCTTAGACGATTCTAACAGGCCCGTGGTTCGCACGGGACCACGAGTGTTGCCAGTGGTAAAGACGAAAAACTTCGAAAATCCAGCCAAAAAAGACAGCTTATGTCAACTAGGATGTGCGAGGAAAATCAGCTGCAAATGTTGCCAGACTAGCAACTATTATTTGTCTTGTGGGGATTCTCATGAATCGTGTAATAACGGTAACCCTGAGAGGAAAGATTCAGGGTTGAATAAAGGCGATAAATGTGTGTACATGTTGTCATGTCCACACGATAGGCCGAAATCGCCGAGTGTTTGTAATTGTTGCAAGAGACGAACTAAAGATGTCAGTCATGAGGATGTTGCGGAATGTTGCCATTTTTGA